The Nitriliruptor alkaliphilus DSM 45188 genome includes a region encoding these proteins:
- a CDS encoding NAD(P)/FAD-dependent oxidoreductase — translation MPPTDRYDAIVVGARVAGASTAMLLARSGLRVLVVDRDRYGSDTLSTHALMRGGVLQLSRWGLLDELVAAGTPPVHRTVLRYGTTEETVEVQPGPHVPALFAPRRTVLDRLLVDAAVRAGAEVRFRTCLTDLLRDDDGRVVGIEARGEDGERWTATAPVTIGADGIRSLVARQVGAGTYAAGVHASAMVVGHWSGVDVDGYHVRYGPGAAAGLIPTNDGRACCWVATPAAGFTDQRREPALGMTGVLGVLAPDWADALDAGVRHGPIRGFAGVPGYLRQPWGRGWALVGDAGFFKDPLTTHGMTDALRDAELLARAVVGAAGSARALDAALAGYHDTRDRFAGELLRLSDAIAAYDWEPGELRGMFLDVSAAVRPELTHLLGLDAPTEADVLTAGAGAGGRGRGGAA, via the coding sequence GTGCCGCCCACCGACCGCTACGACGCCATCGTGGTGGGTGCCCGCGTCGCGGGTGCCTCGACCGCCATGCTGCTCGCCCGTTCCGGCCTGCGGGTCCTGGTCGTCGACCGCGACCGGTACGGCAGCGACACCCTGTCCACGCATGCGCTCATGCGCGGCGGGGTGCTGCAGCTCAGCAGGTGGGGGCTGCTGGACGAGCTCGTCGCGGCCGGCACACCGCCCGTCCACCGCACCGTCCTGCGCTACGGCACGACGGAGGAGACGGTCGAGGTGCAACCCGGGCCGCACGTGCCGGCCCTGTTCGCGCCCCGACGCACGGTGCTCGACCGGCTCCTGGTCGACGCTGCGGTCCGCGCCGGCGCCGAGGTCCGCTTCCGCACGTGCCTGACCGACCTGCTGCGCGACGACGACGGCCGCGTGGTCGGCATCGAGGCTCGAGGTGAGGACGGCGAACGCTGGACCGCGACCGCGCCGGTGACGATCGGCGCCGACGGCATCCGCTCCCTCGTCGCCCGACAGGTCGGGGCCGGGACGTACGCCGCCGGCGTGCACGCCAGCGCGATGGTCGTCGGTCACTGGTCCGGCGTCGACGTCGACGGGTACCACGTGCGGTACGGCCCCGGGGCTGCAGCCGGGCTGATCCCGACCAACGACGGACGGGCGTGCTGCTGGGTCGCGACCCCCGCCGCCGGGTTCACCGACCAGCGTCGAGAGCCGGCCCTCGGCATGACCGGCGTGCTCGGCGTCCTCGCCCCCGACTGGGCCGACGCCCTGGACGCGGGCGTACGGCACGGGCCCATCCGCGGCTTCGCTGGCGTACCCGGCTACCTCCGCCAACCCTGGGGGCGCGGTTGGGCCTTGGTCGGCGACGCCGGGTTCTTCAAGGATCCCCTCACCACGCACGGCATGACCGACGCCCTGCGGGACGCCGAGCTCCTGGCCCGGGCCGTCGTGGGTGCTGCCGGCAGCGCGCGTGCCCTGGACGCAGCCCTCGCCGGGTACCACGACACCCGCGACCGCTTCGCCGGCGAGCTGCTGCGGCTCTCCGACGCGATCGCCGCGTACGACTGGGAGCCGGGCGAGCTGCGAGGGATGTTCCTCGACGTCAGCGCCGCGGTCCGTCCCGAGCTCACCCACCTCCTCGGTCTCGACGCCCCTACGGAGGCCGACGTGCTGACCGCGGGTGCCGGCGCGGGCGGTCGCGGGCGGGGCGGGGCAGCGTGA
- a CDS encoding PIG-L deacetylase family protein: MLDTDDLGTILGVWAHPDDEAFLSAGLMARAVDRGHRGACVTATPGERGTSDPAAWPPERLGRRRALELRASLAAAGVTDHRFLGYVDGTLDQADDRNGTDRIAAALAAVEPDTVVTFGPDGATGHLDHAAVSRWATRAVVGAARPPRLLYATTTAEFTRR, encoded by the coding sequence ATGCTCGACACCGACGACCTCGGCACCATCCTCGGCGTCTGGGCGCACCCGGACGACGAAGCCTTCCTCTCCGCCGGACTGATGGCCCGGGCGGTCGACCGCGGCCACCGGGGCGCGTGCGTCACCGCGACCCCGGGCGAGCGCGGCACGTCCGATCCGGCGGCGTGGCCGCCGGAGCGCCTCGGACGGCGACGGGCGCTCGAGCTGCGGGCGTCGCTCGCGGCGGCCGGCGTCACCGATCACCGGTTCCTCGGGTACGTCGACGGCACGCTCGACCAGGCGGACGACCGGAACGGCACCGACCGGATCGCGGCGGCCCTGGCGGCGGTCGAGCCGGACACGGTAGTGACCTTCGGGCCGGACGGCGCGACCGGGCACCTCGACCACGCGGCGGTCTCGCGCTGGGCCACGCGGGCGGTCGTCGGCGCGGCTCGTCCGCCCCGGTTGCTGTACGCCACGACGACCGCCGAGTTCACCCGGCGGTAG